A DNA window from Guyparkeria halophila contains the following coding sequences:
- the gluQRS gene encoding tRNA glutamyl-Q(34) synthetase GluQRS, with translation MTTSSTTYHGRFAPTPSGPLHAGSLVAALGSFLDARAHNGRWALRIDDTDQARSRREAIETILDQLQAHGLVFDGDVVFQSERTAQYETALAQLESAGRVYRCNCTRARLRDWAERHGQAMGAIGPIYPGFCRERPAEAQERHAWRFRVGEHRRVVTDRRLGELAQCLATEVGDPVLRRADGPIAYHLANVVDDDEMGITQVVRGEDLADLTPLHAELAEALGLQVPGYLHLPLVNGPDGRKLSKTNHAAPLDNRRAVENLREAAGVLGLDTAMTDRETAAGLLERWTTEWRDRAPAARQPASPHRPAG, from the coding sequence ATGACCACCAGCAGCACGACCTACCATGGCCGCTTCGCGCCAACGCCCTCGGGGCCGCTGCATGCCGGCTCGCTGGTCGCGGCGCTGGGAAGCTTCCTGGATGCCCGGGCCCACAACGGGCGCTGGGCCCTGCGAATCGATGATACCGACCAGGCACGCAGCCGTCGGGAGGCGATCGAGACGATCCTCGATCAGTTACAGGCCCATGGGCTGGTCTTCGACGGCGACGTGGTCTTTCAGAGCGAGCGTACCGCGCAGTACGAAACCGCCCTGGCGCAACTGGAGTCGGCCGGACGGGTCTATCGCTGCAACTGCACACGGGCCCGGTTGCGCGACTGGGCCGAACGACACGGGCAGGCCATGGGGGCGATCGGTCCGATCTACCCCGGCTTTTGCCGCGAACGGCCGGCCGAGGCGCAGGAACGTCATGCGTGGCGATTCCGAGTGGGCGAGCATCGGCGCGTGGTCACCGACCGACGCCTGGGCGAATTGGCACAGTGCCTGGCCACCGAGGTGGGTGATCCGGTCCTGCGACGGGCCGACGGGCCGATCGCCTATCACCTGGCCAACGTGGTCGATGACGACGAGATGGGCATCACGCAGGTCGTCCGGGGCGAGGACCTGGCCGACCTCACGCCGCTGCACGCGGAACTCGCCGAGGCGCTCGGGCTGCAGGTGCCAGGCTACTTGCACCTGCCACTGGTCAATGGCCCCGACGGGCGCAAACTGAGCAAGACCAATCATGCCGCCCCGCTGGACAACCGGCGGGCCGTGGAGAACCTTCGAGAGGCGGCCGGCGTGCTGGGACTGGACACCGCGATGACCGACCGGGAGACGGCAGCCGGCCTGCTGGAACGCTGGACCACCGAATGGCGCGACCGCGCCCCCGCAGCTCGCCAACCAGCAAGCCCCCACCGACCCGCAGGATGA
- a CDS encoding lytic transglycosylase domain-containing protein produces MFRFRVPAPTPGRVVARRFKKGAALLLALALPFVPALSPANEPSGVMGEALDGKLGTALEAIERGDRNVLDGALAQLQADRHGDQVARYLEVRWLLARGEREPSAVAARLRAHPESPLMPRLKRRYLDQLAETEAWGEYRLVFDRAPEINPGTRRQCAYWQAELVLEGVLSDGQADAALAVWKRGRSQPEACDPAFDWLDANGYLDESAYRARVRAAVETGQDGLARYLVRQGPTGLAAYRDRWLALRDRPATAVPALIEAEGDAEEVTQGLLWLAKREPALAREWVARAASQELIDAEQAGRVSRLAALKAAYRYEPQAHEWLTEVPLAARDEEVWTWTVRSALRYLDWSRVKASIDAMPDELSERREWRYWRAVADDHLGQATAARTVWRELAKTPDYHGFLAADRLGIVYPLPADQGAPPRPADEAVATLAANPWLSLAFALHRLDRPDDARRLFNHEIDGLGEDLLPALAYLTDRAEWHDRASVVIARMDKLHDPEWYATRFSLPHRALVQAQAERQGVPAEWVYSIMRRESLFMRDIGSGAGAQGLMQLMPATARWINRQAGLGLSPGQLADPGTNVALGTAYIGHMAERFKGQYPLATAAYNAGPGRIKGWLPAVPLPGDVWVDTILFDETRAYAQAVLAGMVTYRWRLTGEPRRLGELLSVVTPQE; encoded by the coding sequence ATGTTCCGATTCCGTGTTCCCGCTCCCACTCCTGGTCGTGTTGTCGCCCGTCGCTTCAAGAAGGGGGCTGCCCTGTTGCTGGCGCTCGCGCTGCCCTTTGTCCCCGCGCTGAGCCCCGCCAACGAACCCAGCGGCGTCATGGGCGAGGCGCTGGATGGCAAGCTGGGAACGGCCCTCGAGGCGATCGAGCGCGGTGATCGTAACGTCCTGGATGGCGCCCTGGCACAGTTGCAAGCCGATCGGCATGGTGACCAGGTTGCCCGCTATCTGGAAGTGCGGTGGTTGCTGGCACGGGGCGAGCGTGAACCGTCGGCCGTGGCCGCCCGGCTGCGAGCGCATCCGGAAAGCCCGTTGATGCCAAGGCTCAAGCGCCGATACCTGGATCAACTGGCCGAAACCGAGGCCTGGGGCGAGTACCGGTTGGTCTTCGACCGCGCCCCCGAAATCAACCCGGGCACCCGGCGCCAATGCGCCTACTGGCAGGCCGAGTTGGTGCTCGAGGGCGTCTTGAGTGATGGGCAGGCCGACGCTGCCCTGGCGGTGTGGAAGCGCGGTCGCAGTCAGCCGGAGGCCTGTGACCCGGCATTCGACTGGCTCGATGCCAATGGCTACCTCGACGAGTCTGCCTATCGGGCGCGCGTGCGCGCCGCCGTCGAAACGGGCCAGGATGGTCTGGCGCGTTACCTCGTCCGCCAAGGCCCCACGGGCCTGGCAGCCTACCGGGACCGTTGGCTGGCCCTGCGTGATCGTCCCGCGACCGCCGTGCCGGCGCTGATCGAGGCCGAGGGGGATGCCGAGGAGGTCACGCAGGGACTGCTCTGGCTCGCCAAGCGCGAGCCGGCGCTTGCTCGCGAGTGGGTGGCGCGTGCCGCTTCCCAGGAACTGATCGACGCCGAGCAGGCCGGCCGCGTGTCCCGACTGGCAGCGCTGAAGGCCGCCTATCGCTACGAGCCGCAGGCGCACGAATGGCTCACCGAGGTGCCGTTGGCTGCCCGTGACGAGGAGGTCTGGACCTGGACCGTGCGTTCGGCCTTGCGGTACCTGGACTGGTCACGGGTCAAGGCGTCGATCGATGCCATGCCCGACGAATTGAGCGAGCGGCGCGAATGGCGCTACTGGCGGGCCGTTGCCGACGATCACCTGGGGCAGGCGACAGCGGCACGTACGGTCTGGCGCGAGTTGGCCAAGACACCTGACTACCATGGTTTCCTGGCCGCTGACCGGCTCGGTATCGTCTATCCCCTGCCCGCGGATCAAGGCGCGCCGCCGAGGCCCGCGGACGAGGCCGTCGCCACGCTGGCCGCCAATCCTTGGCTGTCGCTCGCCTTTGCCCTGCATCGGCTCGATCGCCCCGACGATGCCCGTCGCCTGTTCAATCACGAGATCGACGGATTGGGCGAGGATCTCCTGCCGGCACTTGCCTACCTCACCGACCGGGCCGAATGGCACGACCGGGCCTCGGTGGTGATCGCGCGCATGGACAAGCTGCACGATCCCGAGTGGTATGCGACCCGTTTTTCGCTGCCGCACCGGGCACTGGTGCAGGCACAGGCCGAACGACAAGGCGTGCCGGCCGAATGGGTCTACTCGATCATGCGCCGCGAAAGCCTGTTCATGCGCGACATCGGCTCGGGTGCCGGGGCGCAGGGGCTGATGCAGTTGATGCCGGCGACCGCACGCTGGATCAATCGGCAGGCCGGGCTGGGGTTATCGCCGGGACAGCTGGCCGACCCCGGCACCAATGTCGCGCTGGGTACGGCCTACATCGGGCACATGGCCGAACGGTTCAAGGGACAGTACCCGTTGGCCACCGCGGCCTACAATGCGGGTCCGGGGCGCATCAAGGGGTGGTTGCCGGCGGTGCCGTTGCCGGGGGATGTCTGGGTTGACACGATCCTGTTCGACGAGACGCGCGCCTATGCGCAGGCGGTGCTGGCGGGCATGGTGACCTATCGTTGGCGGCTGACCGGTGAGCCCCGTCGCCTGGGCGAACTGCTGTCGGTGGTCACGCCGCAGGAATGA
- the sbcB gene encoding exodeoxyribonuclease I, which produces MSVATTPPSFLFFDLETTGADPVFDRPLQFAAIRTDMALEPIGEPVVWYARPPEDCLAHPAAVMTTGLLPDDPVLAGADSEANLANRIHRLVSQPNTCVVGFNNLRFDAPMLRFLFWRNLLDPYRHEWADGNSRFDVLDAARAYRLLAPDALNWPVNGEGRPTLRLSELSAANGLTHENAHDALSDVEATIELARALRDADPVLWERLLAARDKREVARVIDQPGHGPFLHVSPRLPARVASASMFASFGQVDRNRNRRECWDLRFDPLPWLDLDAEQWAERRFLKNPPIDAERDWDDLRLPIKSIHLNRVPVVLPAETLERDGVAQRMVIDRTRIDEHAESFRRHFDALRDRLMGALAQTEGEFPPRPAEQSLYAGFVPNADRRHLEDWWGRARSLRSRRDAIAHARDLLAWSFEDPRLPDLVEGFVARNLPEALDAASGERWRARLVDQLRPGQRAGHGDGTDIGVARDFPSLFAEVERLADDDHWSPEQRALLGPYRRWLEARERAVAEGVGK; this is translated from the coding sequence TTGTCTGTTGCCACCACGCCACCGAGCTTCCTGTTTTTCGACCTGGAGACCACGGGGGCCGACCCGGTCTTCGACCGCCCGCTGCAGTTCGCGGCGATCCGTACCGACATGGCGCTCGAGCCGATCGGCGAGCCGGTGGTCTGGTACGCGCGTCCCCCCGAGGATTGCCTGGCGCATCCCGCGGCGGTCATGACCACCGGCCTGCTGCCCGATGACCCGGTACTGGCCGGGGCCGATAGCGAGGCGAATCTGGCCAATCGCATCCACCGACTGGTGAGCCAACCGAACACCTGCGTGGTCGGATTCAACAACCTGCGCTTCGATGCCCCGATGTTGCGCTTTCTCTTCTGGCGCAACCTGCTCGATCCCTATCGTCACGAGTGGGCCGACGGCAACAGTCGGTTCGACGTGCTGGATGCCGCGCGCGCCTATCGCCTGCTGGCACCCGATGCGCTCAATTGGCCGGTGAACGGCGAAGGGCGACCGACGCTGCGGTTGTCCGAGCTGTCGGCGGCCAACGGGCTGACGCACGAGAATGCGCACGATGCCCTCAGTGACGTCGAGGCCACCATCGAGCTGGCGCGCGCCCTGCGCGATGCCGATCCGGTGCTCTGGGAGCGCCTGCTGGCGGCAAGGGACAAGCGGGAGGTGGCGCGTGTGATTGATCAGCCCGGTCACGGGCCTTTCCTGCACGTCTCGCCACGCCTGCCGGCGCGGGTGGCCTCGGCATCGATGTTCGCCTCCTTCGGTCAGGTCGACCGCAATCGCAATCGGCGCGAATGCTGGGACCTGCGCTTCGACCCGCTGCCCTGGCTGGATCTGGATGCCGAGCAGTGGGCCGAGCGTCGCTTCCTGAAAAATCCGCCGATCGACGCCGAACGAGACTGGGACGACCTGCGCCTGCCGATCAAGTCGATCCACCTCAACCGCGTACCGGTCGTCCTGCCCGCCGAGACGCTCGAGCGCGACGGGGTGGCCCAGCGCATGGTGATCGATCGCACCCGGATCGACGAGCATGCCGAGTCCTTCCGGCGTCACTTCGATGCCTTGCGCGACCGTCTGATGGGGGCGTTGGCGCAGACCGAGGGCGAGTTCCCGCCCCGGCCGGCCGAGCAGTCGCTCTACGCGGGCTTCGTGCCCAATGCCGACCGGCGCCACCTCGAGGATTGGTGGGGGCGGGCACGAAGCCTCCGGTCACGACGGGACGCGATCGCCCATGCGCGGGACCTGCTTGCCTGGTCGTTCGAGGATCCGCGCCTGCCGGACCTGGTGGAGGGCTTTGTCGCCCGCAATCTGCCCGAGGCACTGGATGCGGCCTCCGGGGAACGATGGCGGGCCCGTCTGGTCGATCAACTACGGCCCGGGCAGCGTGCCGGGCATGGCGACGGGACGGACATCGGGGTGGCGCGCGATTTTCCCTCGCTGTTCGCGGAGGTCGAACGCCTGGCCGACGACGACCACTGGTCGCCTGAGCAACGGGCGCTGCTCGGTCCGTATCGGCGCTGGCTCGAGGCGCGCGAGCGGGCGGTGGCCGAAGGCGTCGGTAAGTGA
- a CDS encoding CBS domain-containing protein, whose translation MSFTVFGRGVSDGVTIDEAASPGLLRPPMMVEPPPAVREDQAGTPFALDRDARAPRDDSLRAYREAAGQVNREPAPVSVAEQIMSRPALTIRINETVGRARDLMAERRIGLLPVLGEDGRIEAIITRGDITRQRIRYSDLAKMPVGAIARFEVLTAGPATNIRELARVLLEQDIRGMPIVDQAEDPPRVVGVVTRSDILGALINYAPLELWL comes from the coding sequence ATGAGCTTTACGGTCTTTGGTCGCGGGGTCAGCGACGGGGTGACCATCGACGAGGCGGCGTCACCCGGTCTGCTGCGCCCGCCAATGATGGTCGAGCCGCCGCCGGCGGTCCGCGAGGACCAGGCCGGTACGCCGTTCGCGCTGGATCGTGATGCCCGTGCCCCCCGTGATGATTCGCTGCGTGCCTATCGAGAGGCCGCCGGGCAGGTCAATCGGGAGCCGGCACCGGTGTCGGTGGCCGAGCAGATCATGTCGCGGCCGGCACTGACCATCCGCATCAATGAGACCGTGGGCCGGGCGCGCGACCTGATGGCAGAGCGGCGCATTGGCCTATTGCCGGTGCTGGGGGAGGACGGTCGCATCGAGGCGATCATCACCCGCGGGGACATCACGCGTCAGCGCATTCGCTATTCGGATCTGGCCAAGATGCCCGTCGGAGCGATCGCTCGCTTCGAGGTGCTGACGGCCGGGCCCGCGACCAATATTCGTGAACTCGCTCGGGTGCTGCTCGAGCAGGATATTCGTGGCATGCCGATCGTCGACCAGGCCGAGGATCCGCCCCGGGTGGTGGGGGTGGTTACCCGCAGCGACATTTTGGGGGCCTTGATCAACTATGCACCGCTCGAGCTCTGGCTGTAG
- a CDS encoding CZB domain-containing protein, with amino-acid sequence MSASSPNLPDPFDYQAFIDGFEEVTYWHFDWYSRIMAVLLYGTPRPTVSEHECRFGRFLESHGAPPGRQGEFENVHQLHVKMHRSADTLITSAEGGTQAERESFDEFVELQSLFLATCFNLMRDAYSDSCELAQRQGTTPAI; translated from the coding sequence ATGAGCGCATCGTCCCCAAACCTGCCGGATCCGTTCGACTACCAGGCCTTCATCGACGGCTTCGAGGAAGTGACCTACTGGCACTTCGACTGGTACTCACGAATCATGGCGGTACTGCTGTACGGCACGCCCCGACCGACAGTGAGTGAGCACGAATGTCGGTTCGGCCGATTCCTGGAAAGCCACGGCGCGCCGCCGGGGCGTCAGGGTGAGTTCGAAAACGTCCACCAGTTGCACGTGAAGATGCACCGGTCGGCCGACACCCTGATCACCAGCGCCGAAGGCGGCACACAGGCCGAGCGAGAATCCTTTGACGAGTTCGTCGAACTGCAGAGCCTGTTCCTGGCCACCTGCTTCAACCTGATGCGGGATGCCTACAGCGACAGCTGCGAGCTGGCCCAACGGCAGGGCACGACGCCCGCCATCTAA
- a CDS encoding HAD family hydrolase: MLKAILFDVDGTMADTERDGHRVAFNLAFREAGLDWRWDVPTYGELLAVTGGKERIRHFIDTHAPALPAIDDLASWIAGLHKAKTAHYLELLRRGEIPLRPGVKRLIDEARASGMRLAITTTTTPENVTGLLRATLGDDSPDWFELIAAGDIVPAKKPAPDIYTWTLEKMGLAANEAMALEDSANGVRSACAANVPVVVTINDYTAGDDFEGAIAVHTQLGEPGNPAETVAGPAPDNGLVDLHYLAGLLER; the protein is encoded by the coding sequence ATGCTGAAAGCCATTCTTTTCGACGTCGACGGCACCATGGCCGACACCGAGCGCGACGGCCACCGTGTCGCCTTCAACCTCGCCTTCCGTGAAGCCGGGCTCGACTGGCGCTGGGACGTGCCCACCTACGGCGAGCTGCTGGCCGTGACCGGCGGCAAGGAGCGCATCCGGCACTTCATCGACACCCATGCCCCCGCGCTGCCCGCCATCGACGACCTCGCCAGCTGGATCGCCGGGCTACACAAGGCCAAGACGGCGCATTACCTCGAGCTCCTGCGCCGCGGCGAGATCCCGCTGCGCCCGGGGGTAAAGCGGCTGATCGACGAGGCCCGCGCCTCGGGCATGCGCCTGGCGATCACCACGACAACCACTCCCGAGAACGTGACCGGCCTGCTGCGCGCCACGCTGGGCGATGACAGCCCCGACTGGTTCGAGCTGATCGCCGCCGGCGACATCGTGCCGGCAAAGAAGCCCGCGCCGGACATCTATACCTGGACCCTCGAGAAAATGGGGCTCGCCGCCAACGAGGCCATGGCCCTGGAAGACTCGGCCAACGGCGTGCGGTCGGCCTGCGCCGCCAACGTACCGGTGGTGGTCACGATCAACGACTACACCGCCGGCGACGATTTCGAGGGGGCGATTGCCGTGCATACCCAGCTGGGAGAGCCGGGCAACCCCGCCGAAACGGTTGCCGGCCCCGCCCCCGACAACGGCTTGGTCGATCTGCATTATCTCGCTGGGCTGCTGGAACGCTAG
- a CDS encoding BPSS1780 family membrane protein codes for MRKRPASSGARWIAGGWQLLKTRPGLVIGSVLLMYLLVFLTSFVPLIGMGAGYLLAPILGGGVIVIFARIAEILERAEEEPLAREQSIGFDLLFSQFSGQAPWRPLLGLGGVTILVNLAILLLLAAFLTAAMPEGGMAALNNPETTDSERLSQLLPILTSGSAMGIWLAVAVIYVLYLSAMLFAIPRVVLAQASLTASLVTSFRAVWINWLPMLIFGLIWLGLFLTIPLTAGLSAILLVPWAWAGLYAAYVSIFPAEDVRADAAEAGN; via the coding sequence ATGCGCAAACGACCGGCCAGTTCCGGTGCCCGCTGGATTGCGGGTGGCTGGCAGCTTTTGAAGACCCGCCCGGGTCTCGTGATCGGCAGCGTACTGCTGATGTACCTGTTGGTGTTCCTGACGAGTTTCGTGCCGTTGATCGGCATGGGGGCGGGCTACCTGCTCGCCCCGATCCTTGGCGGTGGCGTGATCGTGATCTTCGCCCGGATCGCCGAGATCCTCGAGCGGGCCGAGGAAGAGCCGCTGGCGCGCGAGCAGTCGATCGGTTTCGATCTGCTGTTCTCGCAGTTCTCCGGGCAGGCGCCGTGGCGCCCCTTGCTGGGTTTGGGTGGCGTGACCATCCTGGTGAACCTCGCCATCCTGCTCCTGCTGGCGGCCTTTCTCACCGCGGCGATGCCGGAGGGCGGCATGGCGGCCCTCAACAACCCCGAGACCACCGACAGCGAACGGTTGTCGCAATTGCTGCCCATCCTGACCTCGGGGTCGGCGATGGGCATCTGGTTGGCGGTGGCCGTGATCTACGTGCTTTATCTTTCGGCCATGCTGTTCGCTATTCCACGGGTGGTGCTCGCCCAGGCGAGTCTGACCGCGTCGCTGGTGACCAGCTTTCGCGCCGTCTGGATCAACTGGTTGCCAATGCTGATTTTCGGCCTGATCTGGCTGGGGCTTTTCCTCACCATCCCGTTGACGGCCGGCCTGAGCGCGATCCTGCTGGTGCCTTGGGCCTGGGCGGGGCTTTATGCGGCCTATGTCTCGATCTTCCCGGCCGAGGACGTTCGGGCCGATGCCGCAGAGGCCGGGAATTGA
- a CDS encoding FKBP-type peptidyl-prolyl cis-trans isomerase codes for MQVQNDHVVSIDYTLKNDAGEVMDSSEQTGPLAYLHGHQNIIPGLEKALDEKSVGDTLSVSIEPADAYGERNEEMIQTVPRSMFQGVDEIEPGMRFQAQTEGGVTVVTIKDVNGDEITLDGNHELAGETLHFDVEVKDVRPASEEEIEHGHVHGPDGHEH; via the coding sequence ATGCAAGTTCAAAACGACCACGTCGTTTCCATCGACTACACCCTGAAAAACGATGCCGGAGAAGTCATGGACAGCTCCGAGCAGACCGGCCCGCTGGCCTACCTGCACGGCCACCAGAACATCATCCCGGGCCTGGAGAAGGCGCTGGACGAGAAGTCGGTCGGTGACACCCTGTCCGTCTCGATCGAGCCGGCCGATGCCTATGGCGAGCGCAACGAGGAAATGATCCAGACCGTGCCGCGCTCCATGTTCCAGGGCGTCGATGAGATCGAGCCGGGCATGCGCTTCCAGGCGCAGACCGAAGGCGGTGTGACGGTCGTGACCATCAAGGACGTCAACGGCGACGAGATCACCCTCGACGGCAACCACGAGCTCGCCGGCGAGACCCTGCACTTCGACGTCGAGGTCAAGGACGTGCGTCCGGCCTCCGAAGAGGAGATCGAGCATGGTCACGTCCACGGCCCGGACGGCCACGAGCACTGA
- the galU gene encoding UTP--glucose-1-phosphate uridylyltransferase GalU, translating into MIDKCLFPAAGYGTRFLPATKVMPKEMLPILDRPLIQYGVEEAFEAGMTQMAMVTGRGKRALEDHFDVNYELEHQIRGTKKESLLASIDRLIEHCTFSYTRQLEMLGLGHAILTGERLIGHEPFGVVLADDLCVGSPVGIMAQMATIYERHQCSVIAVEEVPEHDIHKYGIIGGTPIDDDVIRVTDMVEKPSAEDAPGNLAIIGRYILTPDIFDILRHTPPGTGGEIQITDALREQAEQGKVIAYRFKGRRFDCGSPSGFVAATNHFYHLSTR; encoded by the coding sequence ATGATCGACAAGTGTCTGTTTCCCGCCGCCGGGTACGGCACCCGGTTCCTGCCCGCCACCAAGGTCATGCCCAAGGAGATGCTGCCGATCCTCGATCGCCCGCTGATCCAGTACGGTGTTGAGGAGGCCTTCGAGGCCGGCATGACCCAGATGGCCATGGTCACCGGTCGCGGCAAGCGGGCGCTGGAGGATCACTTCGACGTCAACTACGAACTCGAGCATCAGATCCGCGGCACCAAGAAGGAATCCCTGCTTGCCTCGATCGATCGTCTGATCGAGCACTGCACCTTCTCCTACACCCGGCAACTGGAAATGCTCGGTCTGGGGCACGCCATCCTGACCGGCGAGCGCCTGATCGGCCACGAGCCATTCGGCGTGGTCCTGGCCGACGACCTGTGTGTCGGCTCGCCGGTCGGGATCATGGCGCAGATGGCCACTATCTACGAGCGTCACCAGTGCTCGGTGATCGCCGTCGAGGAGGTGCCCGAACACGACATCCACAAGTACGGCATCATCGGCGGCACCCCCATCGATGACGACGTCATCCGCGTCACCGACATGGTGGAAAAGCCCAGTGCCGAAGACGCGCCGGGCAACCTGGCCATCATCGGTCGCTACATCCTGACCCCGGATATCTTCGACATCCTCCGACACACCCCGCCGGGCACCGGCGGCGAGATACAGATCACCGACGCCTTGCGCGAGCAGGCCGAACAAGGCAAGGTGATCGCGTACCGGTTCAAGGGACGGCGTTTCGACTGCGGCAGCCCGTCGGGCTTCGTCGCCGCCACCAACCACTTCTATCACCTCAGCACGCGCTAG
- a CDS encoding DUF2069 domain-containing protein, protein MLAGHTSEGLPIWPLHVMLLGLLGVVAGYIGLWFAGQAEIRPTGLTTILMLLPAIVVLPGLWRGHYKTMIWAALVALFYLLISATDAWAVAADRGWHVLIAAASTLAFLAAWWHSIKRRRFLKARNNAAQGMARDMARDPDPDPDPEQASPKPED, encoded by the coding sequence ATGCTCGCCGGCCACACCAGCGAAGGCTTGCCCATCTGGCCTCTGCACGTAATGCTGCTCGGGCTGCTCGGCGTGGTCGCGGGATACATCGGCCTGTGGTTCGCCGGTCAGGCCGAGATCCGTCCGACGGGACTGACCACCATCCTGATGCTGCTGCCGGCGATCGTCGTGTTGCCCGGCCTGTGGCGCGGGCATTACAAGACCATGATCTGGGCGGCGCTGGTCGCCCTGTTCTACCTTCTGATCTCGGCCACCGATGCCTGGGCGGTTGCCGCCGATCGCGGCTGGCACGTGCTGATCGCCGCCGCTTCGACGCTCGCCTTTCTGGCCGCCTGGTGGCACAGCATCAAGCGCCGGCGGTTTCTCAAGGCCCGCAACAATGCGGCCCAGGGCATGGCCCGGGATATGGCCCGGGACCCCGACCCCGACCCCGACCCCGAACAAGCAAGCCCCAAACCAGAGGACTGA
- the wrbA gene encoding NAD(P)H:quinone oxidoreductase has product MDILILYYSRTGNTESLARQAARGVEQVDGAQARLRRIPCPDGQQPADGDPEVSIDDLRECRGLLLGSPTYFGGMASAVKRFLEDTSGLWFRGELTGRPAGVFTSTGSMHGGQETTLLSMIVPLIHHGMLITGIPYQQPELAHTQTGGTPYGASHTANDHPRLSRDERELTRALGARVATIAGQLN; this is encoded by the coding sequence GTGGATATCCTGATCCTCTACTACAGCCGTACCGGCAACACCGAATCGCTCGCCCGCCAGGCCGCGCGAGGTGTCGAACAGGTCGACGGCGCCCAGGCCCGTCTGCGACGCATCCCCTGCCCGGACGGCCAGCAGCCTGCCGATGGCGACCCCGAGGTCAGCATCGACGATCTGCGCGAGTGCCGCGGCCTGCTTTTGGGGAGCCCGACCTATTTCGGCGGCATGGCCTCGGCGGTCAAGCGTTTCCTCGAGGACACCAGCGGGTTATGGTTCCGCGGTGAGCTGACCGGGCGGCCAGCCGGCGTGTTCACCTCGACGGGCTCGATGCACGGCGGCCAGGAAACCACCCTGCTGTCGATGATCGTGCCGCTGATCCATCACGGCATGCTGATTACCGGCATCCCCTACCAGCAGCCGGAACTTGCACATACCCAGACCGGCGGCACCCCTTACGGTGCCAGCCACACCGCCAACGACCATCCTCGACTCAGCCGCGACGAGCGCGAACTTACCCGCGCACTCGGCGCCCGAGTCGCCACGATTGCCGGGCAGCTAAACTGA
- a CDS encoding thioredoxin family protein, with protein sequence MTASHITSLTPAQWDDQPARLAGSISGRLVALATTLTLAVALAFAPASQAQELEGFWDDPFKDLQADVEAAREEGKAGVFAFFQMDECPFCHRMKTQVFTDPAVQGYIKEHFVTVSIDIEGDVMMTAPDGEQMKEKDFAFKKYRVRATPVMIFFDTEGEPALRYTGPTQSPEEFRQLMAFFASGAYKEPGMNFFKYKKQQ encoded by the coding sequence ATGACTGCAAGCCACATAACGAGCCTTACACCGGCGCAATGGGACGATCAACCGGCGAGGCTCGCGGGTTCGATCAGCGGCCGACTGGTTGCCCTCGCCACTACGCTGACTCTGGCCGTCGCCCTGGCGTTTGCGCCGGCCAGCCAGGCGCAGGAGCTCGAGGGCTTCTGGGACGATCCGTTCAAGGACCTGCAAGCCGACGTCGAGGCCGCCCGAGAGGAGGGCAAGGCCGGGGTGTTCGCCTTCTTTCAAATGGACGAGTGTCCCTTCTGCCATCGGATGAAGACCCAGGTGTTCACCGATCCGGCGGTACAGGGGTACATCAAGGAGCACTTCGTCACGGTCAGCATCGACATCGAGGGTGACGTGATGATGACCGCTCCCGATGGCGAGCAGATGAAAGAAAAGGATTTCGCCTTCAAGAAATACCGCGTGCGCGCCACGCCGGTAATGATCTTCTTCGACACCGAAGGCGAGCCGGCCTTGCGCTATACCGGACCGACCCAGTCGCCCGAGGAATTCCGGCAGTTGATGGCGTTTTTCGCTTCCGGCGCCTACAAGGAGCCGGGCATGAACTTCTTCAAGTACAAGAAGCAGCAGTGA